From a region of the Eulemur rufifrons isolate Redbay chromosome 7, OSU_ERuf_1, whole genome shotgun sequence genome:
- the LOC138386842 gene encoding zinc finger protein with KRAB and SCAN domains 7-like isoform X1, translating to MVRPQDFVVYEDLSVDYTEKKWKGLALYRNMMLENYRSTASLAGRNMMESSELTPKQEISNGSESSDRIPGGLFGLVPGGTEAEDVHEDTFEELEVPPSDEEGSRLESVFLEITGKDKKKSTKDRCEEHKKVGEHQNLSSSPAEHEGTLRGQKSYQCGECGKAFSWSSHLIGHQRIHTGEKPYVCNECGKTFRQTSQLIVHLRTHTGEKPYECSECGKTYRHSSHLIQHQRLHNGEKPYKCNECGKAFNQSSKLFDHQRTHTGEKPYECKECGATFSRNKNLVRHQVLHSGKKPYKCNECGRAFCSNRNLLDHQRIHTGEKPYECNECGRAFSRSKCLTRHQSLHTGEKPYKCSECGKAFSQISQLADHERIHTGEKPFECSECGKAFSLSKCLVRHQRLHTGEKPYKCNECGKSFNQNSYLIIHQRIHTGEKPYECNECGKVFSYSSSLMVHQRTHTGEKPYKCNDCGKAFSDSSQLIVHQRVHTGEKPYECSECGKAFSQRSTFNHHQRTHTGEKPSGLARSVS from the exons ATGGTCAGGCCCCAG GATTTTGTGGTGTATGAGGACCTGTCTGTGGACTATACTGAGAAGAAGTGGAAAGGTCTGGCCCTTTACCGGAACATGATGTTGGAAAATTACCGCAGCACAGCCTCATT aGCAGGTAGAAACATGATGGAGAGTTCAGAGTTGACGCCAAAGCAGGAAATTTCTAATGGATCAGAGTCATCTGATAGGATACCAGGGGGACTCTTTGGGCTGGTTCCTGGGGGAACAGAGGCTGAAGATGTCCATGAAGATACTTTCGAGGAGCTAGAAGTGCCACCCTCAGATGAAGAAGGGAGCAGACTAGAAAGTGTTTTCTTGGAAATAACAGGTAAGGATAAGAAAAAATCCACAAAAGACAGGTGTGAGGAACATAAGAAGGTCGGGGAACATCAAAATCTGTCTTCTAGTCCTGCTGAACATGAAGGAACTCTAAGAGGACAGAAATCCTATCAGTGTGgtgaatgtggcaaagctttcaGTTGGAGTTCACACCTGATTGGCCATCAGagaatccacactggagagaaaccctatgtgTGTAATGAATGTGGTAAGACCTTCAGGCAAACCTCTCAGCTCATTGTTCATCTCAGAACACACACAGGggaaaaaccctatgaatgcaGCGAGTGTGGAAAGACCTATCGTCATAGCTCCCATCTCATTCAACACCAGAGACTTCACaatggagagaaaccttataaatgtaatgaatgtggaaaagcttttAATCAGAGTTCCAAACTCTTTGACCACCAGAGAACTCATACTggggagaaaccttatgaatgcaAGGAGTGTGGGGCGACCTTTAGTCGGAATAAAAATCTTGTCCGACATCAGGTCCTTCACAGTGGTAAGAAACCTTACAAGTGTAATGAGTGTGGGAGAGCTTTCTGTTCCAATAGAAATCTCCTAGACCATCAGAGAATCCACACTGGGGAGAAGCCTTATGAGTGTAATGAATGTGGCAGGGCCTTCAGTCGGAGCAAATGTCTTACTCGACATCAGAGCCTCCATACTGGGGAAAAGCCATACAAATGTAgcgaatgtgggaaagccttcagtcaGATCTCTCAACTTGCTGACCATGAgcgaattcatactggagaaaaaccttttGAATGTAGTGAGTGTGGTAAGGCATTTAGTCTGAGTAAATGTCTTGTTCGGCACCAGAGACTTCACACAGGTGAAAAGCCCTATAAATGCAATGAGTGTGGAAAATCCTTCAATCAAAACTCGTACCTCATTATacaccagagaattcacactggtgagaaaccctatgaatgtaatgaGTGTGGAAAGGTCTTCAGTTATAGCTCCAGCCTTATGGTGCATCAGAGAACACATACTGGGGAAAAACCCTATAAATGCAACGattgtgggaaagcctttagtgACAGCTCACAGCTTATTGTGCACCagagagttcacactggagagaaaccttatgaatgtagtgagtgtgggaaagcctttagtcAGCGCTCCACTTTTAATCACCACCAGCGAACTCACACTGGGGAGAAGCCCTCAGGTCTGGCTCGGTCAGTTTCTTAA
- the LOC138386842 gene encoding zinc finger protein with KRAB and SCAN domains 7-like isoform X2: MVRPQDFVVYEDLSVDYTEKKWKGLALYRNMMLENYRSTASLGRNMMESSELTPKQEISNGSESSDRIPGGLFGLVPGGTEAEDVHEDTFEELEVPPSDEEGSRLESVFLEITGKDKKKSTKDRCEEHKKVGEHQNLSSSPAEHEGTLRGQKSYQCGECGKAFSWSSHLIGHQRIHTGEKPYVCNECGKTFRQTSQLIVHLRTHTGEKPYECSECGKTYRHSSHLIQHQRLHNGEKPYKCNECGKAFNQSSKLFDHQRTHTGEKPYECKECGATFSRNKNLVRHQVLHSGKKPYKCNECGRAFCSNRNLLDHQRIHTGEKPYECNECGRAFSRSKCLTRHQSLHTGEKPYKCSECGKAFSQISQLADHERIHTGEKPFECSECGKAFSLSKCLVRHQRLHTGEKPYKCNECGKSFNQNSYLIIHQRIHTGEKPYECNECGKVFSYSSSLMVHQRTHTGEKPYKCNDCGKAFSDSSQLIVHQRVHTGEKPYECSECGKAFSQRSTFNHHQRTHTGEKPSGLARSVS; this comes from the exons ATGGTCAGGCCCCAG GATTTTGTGGTGTATGAGGACCTGTCTGTGGACTATACTGAGAAGAAGTGGAAAGGTCTGGCCCTTTACCGGAACATGATGTTGGAAAATTACCGCAGCACAGCCTCATT AGGTAGAAACATGATGGAGAGTTCAGAGTTGACGCCAAAGCAGGAAATTTCTAATGGATCAGAGTCATCTGATAGGATACCAGGGGGACTCTTTGGGCTGGTTCCTGGGGGAACAGAGGCTGAAGATGTCCATGAAGATACTTTCGAGGAGCTAGAAGTGCCACCCTCAGATGAAGAAGGGAGCAGACTAGAAAGTGTTTTCTTGGAAATAACAGGTAAGGATAAGAAAAAATCCACAAAAGACAGGTGTGAGGAACATAAGAAGGTCGGGGAACATCAAAATCTGTCTTCTAGTCCTGCTGAACATGAAGGAACTCTAAGAGGACAGAAATCCTATCAGTGTGgtgaatgtggcaaagctttcaGTTGGAGTTCACACCTGATTGGCCATCAGagaatccacactggagagaaaccctatgtgTGTAATGAATGTGGTAAGACCTTCAGGCAAACCTCTCAGCTCATTGTTCATCTCAGAACACACACAGGggaaaaaccctatgaatgcaGCGAGTGTGGAAAGACCTATCGTCATAGCTCCCATCTCATTCAACACCAGAGACTTCACaatggagagaaaccttataaatgtaatgaatgtggaaaagcttttAATCAGAGTTCCAAACTCTTTGACCACCAGAGAACTCATACTggggagaaaccttatgaatgcaAGGAGTGTGGGGCGACCTTTAGTCGGAATAAAAATCTTGTCCGACATCAGGTCCTTCACAGTGGTAAGAAACCTTACAAGTGTAATGAGTGTGGGAGAGCTTTCTGTTCCAATAGAAATCTCCTAGACCATCAGAGAATCCACACTGGGGAGAAGCCTTATGAGTGTAATGAATGTGGCAGGGCCTTCAGTCGGAGCAAATGTCTTACTCGACATCAGAGCCTCCATACTGGGGAAAAGCCATACAAATGTAgcgaatgtgggaaagccttcagtcaGATCTCTCAACTTGCTGACCATGAgcgaattcatactggagaaaaaccttttGAATGTAGTGAGTGTGGTAAGGCATTTAGTCTGAGTAAATGTCTTGTTCGGCACCAGAGACTTCACACAGGTGAAAAGCCCTATAAATGCAATGAGTGTGGAAAATCCTTCAATCAAAACTCGTACCTCATTATacaccagagaattcacactggtgagaaaccctatgaatgtaatgaGTGTGGAAAGGTCTTCAGTTATAGCTCCAGCCTTATGGTGCATCAGAGAACACATACTGGGGAAAAACCCTATAAATGCAACGattgtgggaaagcctttagtgACAGCTCACAGCTTATTGTGCACCagagagttcacactggagagaaaccttatgaatgtagtgagtgtgggaaagcctttagtcAGCGCTCCACTTTTAATCACCACCAGCGAACTCACACTGGGGAGAAGCCCTCAGGTCTGGCTCGGTCAGTTTCTTAA